DNA from Sulfodiicoccus acidiphilus:
CCCTCCAACTCGTTAGTCATCCTCATGTAGAGAACCATCTTCTGAGGTAACCTCAAAGGAAACTTGTAAAACACTTGATCGGCCAGCTTCATGAAGTCCTGTAGCTCCATCTCGTCCACCTGTATTCCTTGCATTGACTTCATGAAAAGGCCTATGCCCTCTGCCAGAACCTCCCTATCTGCCTCTGGCTGGATAGCACCTAGTTGATCTAAAATTCTGACTAGACCGTACGGGTCTTGTCTTATCAAGTTCACATACGCCCTCACCAAGTTCCTCCTAGTGATTCTATCGAGTGAGCCGACCATTCCGAAATCGTAAAGTATTAAGTTACCTTCTTTATCCACTGCCAAGTTGCCTGGGTGTGGGTCAGCATGGAACAATGGTTTCTCCAATAACATGGTCATGAACACTTGGAATATCCGGTACGCGAGTTCCCTTCTATCCACAACTTTGGACGCCTCATCTGAAGTGACTTTATAGCCAGGTAGATACTCCATAACTAAAACGCGTTTTGTGGCCCTCACCACCTTGGGGGTCCTGATCCTGCTGAAGTCGCTGAGTTCGTCGGTTATCCTTTTAATGTTCTCAGCTTCCTTCACATAATCCATCTCTTCGAATATCCTCTTGGAAAAGTCGTCAACTATCACCTTGACCGACTCTACTAAAGAAGTGTCAAAAACGAACCTAAGATAGGGCAACAGGGCCCTAACTATCGCAATGTCCTGCTCCACCAACTTTCTGACATCGGGCCTAAGCACCTTTATGGCGACTTCTCTGCCATCTCTCAATCTCCCCACGTGGACCTGTCCCAAACTGGCTGAAGCTATGGGGACTTCCTCCACACTATCTAGATCAGGAACGTCATTAATTATAGCACCCTTAACCCTTTCGAAAGGCTCTGGTGTGACTTCGTCCTGGAGTCGTTGGAGCTCCTTGAGGTATGGCTCGGGCATAACATCGGCCCTGACGGACAGAAGTTGCCCAAGCTTAATGAAAGTCGGACCTAACTCCATTATGGAGTCCACGAACTTCTTAGCCTCTCTCCTCATCTCTTCCTCCGAAGGTTGCTTGTCGTTTAGTATGTCTCTTCTGAAATCTCTGTACCTCAAGACTCGAGGGAGCATCTTCTCGATTATCTTCAGGGTTCTTCCGACAGGCAACATATGCCTCTACTTATTTAACACGACCGTAAAAAGTAATTAGAAATGTTGTCTCACTGTTTACTTATGCAGCGGGCAGAATTTATATGGACGACGAAACTTAAAAGATTCACAGTTGACAGTTTTCCAGTATTCCACGTTCAGGGGAATATCTTAACTGGATGGGGGCGTTTGCCTCTTATGGAACCCTCTTATGGAACTAGGAACTTAGGAAATGCTAGAGAAATGGGCTTCGTAGGGAAGTCAATAGAGAAGAACCAATAATACCGCCGAAAGCTCACCAAACAACTTGTCCTCACGTTAAGCTAACCTAGTTACCATCGTAAACGGGGTCCATAAGAGGGTTAGACTCTACCGTGAACTACGCCGTCCTTACGGAAGGGACGTCCTCGCCTCGAAGATCTCCTCCTTCCTGAGGAAACCTCGATCCTCCTTCACCATAGCGGAGGTCCAGAGGGGCCTTCTGAAACTCACCGCGTGGAAGAGGGGTTAAGGAAGGTAGTTTTTCCACAGACTTCAGTTCCCCAGTCCCGAGGATACAACTAGCTTTTACAGCCGAGGTCTAATAATTGTGGTCCAGATCTGGCATAAAATCGATTTAAGCTGCATTTTCACCACTGGTTCCAATTCCTCCACCACTGCTACCCTTCTAGTTCTCTCAAGTGCCTTCAGAATTAGCCTCTTTGGCAAGGGTACGGGGGTAGAAAGCTTAAGGATCGACGCTTTAATTCCCATGTCCTCCAAAGTTTCTTTCACGTAAACGTACCCTATACCGGAGGCCAAAACCAACACTTCACCTTCTCCCTCGAGCTCGCTCATCTCTTCCACCGCTTCCTTTGCCACCTCCCACCTCTTCAGCTGCTCCTTTCTGTTCCTCCTTGCATTCTCTGGAACTAACACATACCTAGAGGGGTCCTTTCTGGACTTTCCTCTCACTGGCTCAGCAGGAGCGAGTAGTTCAACCGGTTCCCTGACATGGCTCACCCTAGTGTTCGTCCTCAACATTACAGGTTGCTTAAGTCGAGCACTGAGCTCGAATGCCTTGAAAGTAAGTTGATGAGCACTCTTAGGATCGTATGCTTCGACAATTGGGATAAGGAATTGTAGCGCGAAGTACCTATTGTCCTGCTCGTTTTGAGATGACCACATCGAAGGATCGTCGGCCGACACTAGAACCAGGGCTCCTTCAACACATGTATAGGAGGAACTTGAGATAGCGTCGGCGGCCACATTGAGTCCCACATGTTTCATCGAGGCCATGGCGTAGGCTCCCGTGATAGCTGCACCGTAGCTTGTCTCGTAAGCCACCTTCTCGTTAGTGCTCCACTCAATGTAGACCTCCTTACTAAACTTAGGGATAGACTCCAAGATCTCAGTGGAAGGCGTGCCAGGATACCCGGTTGC
Protein-coding regions in this window:
- a CDS encoding ABC1 kinase family protein — translated: MLPVGRTLKIIEKMLPRVLRYRDFRRDILNDKQPSEEEMRREAKKFVDSIMELGPTFIKLGQLLSVRADVMPEPYLKELQRLQDEVTPEPFERVKGAIINDVPDLDSVEEVPIASASLGQVHVGRLRDGREVAIKVLRPDVRKLVEQDIAIVRALLPYLRFVFDTSLVESVKVIVDDFSKRIFEEMDYVKEAENIKRITDELSDFSRIRTPKVVRATKRVLVMEYLPGYKVTSDEASKVVDRRELAYRIFQVFMTMLLEKPLFHADPHPGNLAVDKEGNLILYDFGMVGSLDRITRRNLVRAYVNLIRQDPYGLVRILDQLGAIQPEADREVLAEGIGLFMKSMQGIQVDEMELQDFMKLADQVFYKFPLRLPQKMVLYMRMTNELEGICRTIDPSFDFIGVLTQFLEDEGLAREAMEEEVRDVVSTLTNRLRLSLLTQRRTPVIVGSKRSRNYLPQIVMVGAVVLYVLTRDEVLSILLALLGLSFVFTRS
- a CDS encoding indolepyruvate ferredoxin oxidoreductase subunit alpha: MKTEIRLVLGNEAIAAGAVAAGVSVATGYPGTPSTEILESIPKFSKEVYIEWSTNEKVAYETSYGAAITGAYAMASMKHVGLNVAADAISSSSYTCVEGALVLVSADDPSMWSSQNEQDNRYFALQFLIPIVEAYDPKSAHQLTFKAFELSARLKQPVMLRTNTRVSHVREPVELLAPAEPVRGKSRKDPSRYVLVPENARRNRKEQLKRWEVAKEAVEEMSELEGEGEVLVLASGIGYVYVKETLEDMGIKASILKLSTPVPLPKRLILKALERTRRVAVVEELEPVVKMQLKSILCQIWTTIIRPRL